The Apium graveolens cultivar Ventura chromosome 6, ASM990537v1, whole genome shotgun sequence genome contains a region encoding:
- the LOC141665187 gene encoding uncharacterized protein LOC141665187, producing MSYRGKDCTVSRNTGGGGADGGSGSQQNPTAKVFALTANQEAANSGTVSGILLVGRRYAYVLFDTGSTHLVVSLSFVHHLGVASSLLYPHIITTMMGNFVIISDVYQECPIVVGDRNCKVNLLPMDMHDFDIILGMDWLSEHHATIDCQGKMVIFGDVDKLEFVYQGSQPKGEVKLKSALKASKLLSKGCDVYLAFVNDTSKDEPRIEDYPVVREFEDVFPDELPGLPPYREVGFTIELVLGAELISKAPYRMTPLELQKLKEQL from the coding sequence ATGTCCTATAGGGGAAAGGATTGTACAGTATCGCGCAACACTGGTGGAGGAGGAGCTGACGGTGGTAGTGGCAGTCAGCAGAATCCTACAGCCAAAGTGTTTGCATTGACTGCAAATCAGGAAGCAGCTAATTCAGGTACCGTTTCAGGAATACTTCTTGTTGGTAGACGTTAtgcttatgtgttatttgatactgGTTCGACCCATTTGGTTGTGTCTTTATCGTTTGTTCATCATCTTGGTGTTGCATCTTCATTATTATATCCTCATATTATTACTACCATGATGGGGAATTTTGTTATTATATCTGATGTATATCAAGAGTGCCCGATAGTTGTTGGAGATAGAAATTGTAAGGTTAACTTGCTTCCGATGGATATGCATGACTTTGATAttatcttaggcatggattggttgagtGAACATCATGCCACAATTGATTGTCAAGGAAAAATGGTGATCTTTGGGGATGTAGATAAACTAGAATTTGTATACCAAGGGTCTCAGCCGAAGGGGGAGGTCAAATTAAAATCTGCTCTAAAGGCGAGTAAATTATTGTCTAAAGGTTGTGATGTCTACCTTGCTTTCGTGAATGATACATCAAAGGATGAACCTCGGATCGAGGATTATCCAGTTGTGAGAGAGTTTGAAGATGTGTTCCCCGATGAGCTACCAGGTTTGCCACCATATAGAGAGGTGGGGTTTACTATTGAACTTGTTCTAGGAGCCGAGCTAATTTCTAAGGCTCCTTACCGGATGACACCACTTGAGTTGCAGAAATTGAAGGAGCAGTTGTAA